A single Bosea sp. PAMC 26642 DNA region contains:
- a CDS encoding glycosyltransferase family 2 protein, with protein MSPLSPATVTAIVVSYDSAQVLPACLAALAAEGVAAIVVDNASTDTSREIAGAHGATVIANARNEGYGRGNNRGIAACRTPFALIVNPDLVVESGSVAALLAAAARYPDAGLFAPRIVEPSGRLFLQPRSLLSPPHFNKAASVVAPEGDACLPFLSGACLLVRTDVFGALGGFDPHIFLFYEDDDLCRRMREAGHALIHVHDAQARHERGKSSRPSLSRRFNARWHLAWSLAYVCAKYDLAGPSPATMVKNAAKAVGYGLILNRAKMAANAGSVAGAIAWRRGKTALARQGLTDAGSPSASR; from the coding sequence ATGTCGCCGCTCTCACCCGCCACCGTCACGGCCATCGTGGTCTCCTATGACAGCGCCCAAGTGCTGCCGGCCTGTCTCGCTGCCCTGGCGGCGGAAGGCGTCGCGGCGATCGTCGTCGACAATGCGAGCACCGATACGTCGCGCGAGATCGCCGGCGCTCATGGCGCGACCGTCATCGCTAATGCCAGGAACGAAGGCTATGGCCGTGGCAACAACCGGGGCATTGCGGCCTGCCGGACGCCGTTCGCACTCATCGTGAACCCCGATCTGGTCGTCGAAAGCGGCAGCGTCGCGGCCCTGCTGGCGGCGGCGGCACGCTATCCCGATGCCGGGCTTTTCGCCCCGCGCATCGTCGAGCCCTCGGGCCGGCTCTTCCTGCAGCCGCGCTCGCTGCTCTCGCCGCCCCATTTCAACAAGGCTGCCAGCGTGGTCGCGCCTGAGGGGGATGCCTGCCTGCCCTTTCTGTCGGGAGCCTGCCTGCTGGTCCGAACGGATGTTTTCGGCGCATTAGGCGGCTTCGATCCGCACATCTTCCTGTTCTACGAGGACGACGATCTCTGCCGCCGGATGCGCGAGGCCGGCCACGCACTGATTCATGTTCATGACGCGCAGGCGCGGCATGAACGCGGCAAATCAAGCCGACCATCGCTATCGCGCCGCTTCAACGCACGCTGGCATCTCGCCTGGTCGCTGGCCTATGTCTGCGCCAAATACGATCTGGCCGGGCCGTCGCCCGCGACGATGGTCAAAAATGCAGCAAAGGCCGTGGGTTACGGGCTGATCTTGAATCGGGCCAAGATGGCGGCCAATGCCGGTTCGGTCGCGGGCGCCATCGCCTGGCGTCGAGGAAAGACAGCGCTGGCCCGTCAGGGCCTCACAGATGCAGGTTCTCCATCGGCGTCGCGATGA
- a CDS encoding CatB-related O-acetyltransferase: MPSDPPGALSPEDMAWQPSALVRWWAGLPGWLSGTLRRHINPDNQTRLHLAKLIARRPGQIAVGAHTYGRPKVRFAESGARLTIGRYGSIADGVEILLGGNHRLDWITTYPFPALPRIWPEAAGRDGSHASNGDVAIGHDVWLGSQCLILSGVTIGHGAVVAARAVVTRDVPPFAIVAGNPARIVRYRMSEEAIAELLAKRWWDLPDTEIRRLIPVLTSDKVDDLPGGTTG, encoded by the coding sequence ATGCCGAGTGACCCGCCCGGCGCCTTGTCGCCGGAGGATATGGCCTGGCAGCCCAGCGCATTGGTGCGATGGTGGGCGGGGCTTCCCGGCTGGCTCTCGGGCACTCTGCGCCGCCATATCAATCCCGACAACCAGACGCGGCTGCATCTGGCGAAGCTGATCGCAAGGCGGCCGGGGCAGATCGCAGTCGGCGCCCATACCTATGGTCGGCCGAAGGTGCGGTTCGCGGAGTCTGGGGCGAGGCTGACGATCGGGCGGTATGGTTCGATCGCCGACGGAGTCGAGATCCTGCTCGGCGGCAACCACCGGCTCGACTGGATCACGACCTATCCATTTCCCGCCCTGCCCCGGATCTGGCCGGAGGCCGCCGGCCGCGACGGCAGCCATGCCTCCAACGGCGACGTCGCGATCGGCCATGACGTCTGGCTCGGTTCGCAGTGCCTGATCCTGTCGGGCGTCACGATCGGCCATGGTGCGGTCGTGGCAGCGCGAGCGGTGGTCACACGCGACGTGCCGCCTTTCGCGATCGTCGCCGGAAATCCGGCTCGGATCGTGCGCTACCGCATGAGCGAGGAAGCCATCGCCGAACTGCTCGCCAAGCGCTGGTGGGATCTGCCGGACACCGAAATACGCCGCCTGATCCCGGTGCTCACGTCGGACAAGGTCGACGATCTGCCCGGCGGTACGACAGGCTGA